From Montipora foliosa isolate CH-2021 chromosome 6, ASM3666993v2, whole genome shotgun sequence, a single genomic window includes:
- the LOC138008022 gene encoding uncharacterized protein has translation MHLRCVCLLLSVGVLSTLAGLTQDYNQVFYLGFDRYNGERLYDDSQHNNNATLEMAELDKVPGSCGMCLKVCCGGGVAIDGSKFAGIPYIEIMVAMMVQLKDVSGKIVLFETIGGPPLSYHQKPQYLLQIENARLRWFHRNENGSTVFSIITDGPVLSNGKWYHIAAMYDGLRGSARIYINGRLSKQETADPGVFLSRDWSKYAGIGEFGRKGRLQGYIDELYIYNKTLTDQELNLLIKKCQGPQSTMVLHLSFDKKSGPKFLDDSGLMNHAFMGGPSALPGQPTPAPPPPAKGTCGNGVQISAGQADIKLDGKTFRNKPIDAVTIALWITMTSVKGHHYLFDTIGGHSAHKHDQYLLVMTNGAVSWSHNDQNDKQLFKVTTDPIVTENQWAHIAATYSIQSGQAKIFINGNLNKQGPGVGRLSEDWDSYAAFGKHSGSVTDVDTLDEVFMYSRELSPFEIKTLYDNCNFGSAKTPNTGQIFYFGFDRVSGSAVFDDSGSGNNGELSNLATIAKTSGTCGNGLRLSGGNILINGGLLKRKPLFSVTMAVWLKLDSNRGQQTIFSTCNPDNPWNSHVQYLFEIDDGQVKWFHRNEKSQTVFSAKTTTPVVPAGTWTHISCTYTASSGKSEIYVNGVLKKEEFTGAGTLSQDWAGKISIGKSYDKAANGQWIEQNKLYGIIDEFYLFERALKQNEVTLLAQTCNYHRIVLHYGFNLFTGKTVYDQSGLANNGIAINGSASSSNGTCGKSVNMTMGQIKIPGDSFREKPQKAISISVWINLQTNRGRHEIFNTIGSHSDHKHDQYDFAVKDGKVMWYHHQENDKEVFNVVTLPVIPARRWSHVVALYDSAAMLAKVYVNGILVKQKSASGDLSQDWGHFAGIGRHFYEGTYLSGLIDEFIIYNYALGENEIKFLAQGRCSRK, from the exons ATGCACCTGAGATGTGTGTGTCTATTGCTATCAGTGGGTGTCCTCAGCACCTTGGCAGGACTAACAC AGGATTATAATCAAGTGTTCTATCTGGGTTTTGATCGTTACAACGGTGAACGCCTTTACGATGACTCACAACACAATAACAACGCTACCTTGGAGATGGCTGAGTTGGATAAAGTACCAGGGAGCTGTGGAATGTGCCTCAAAGTGTGTTGTGGCGGAGGCGTAGCCATCGATGGGTCGAAATTTGCTG GTATCCCTTACATTGAAATCATGGTCGCTATGATGGTACAACTCAAGGATGTATCTGGTAAAATAGTACTCTTTGAGACAATCGGTGGACCCCCCTTGTCCTATCATCAGAAAC CCCAATACCTACTGCAGATAGAGAACGCTCGATTACGCTGGTTTCACCGAAATGAAAATGGCTCCACCGTTTTCAGTATCATAACAGACGGACCTGTGCTCTCGAATGGCAAATGGTACCATATTGCAGCAATGTATGATGGATTGCGAGGGAGCGCCCGGATTTACATCAACGGTAGATTGAGCAAACAAGAGACGGCTGACCCTGGTGTATTCCTGTCTCGAGACTGGTCAAAATATGCTG GTATAGGTGAGTTTGGACGTAAAGGACGTTTACAAGGCTACATAGACGAACTGTACATATACAATAAGACACTCACCGACCAGGAGCTGAATCTACTAATAAAGAAATGCCAGGGTCCTCAAAGTACTATGGTCCTGCATCTGAGCTTTGACAAAAAAAGTGGCCCAAAATTCTTGGATGATTCTGGGCTGATGAATCACGCTTTCATGGGAGGACCATCCGCACTTCCAGGCCAACCAACCCCAGCACCGCCACCAC CTGCCAAGGGAACTTGTGGGAATGGTGTTCAGATCAGTGCCGGGCAAGCAGATATTAAGCTTGATGGTAAAACCTTTCGAAACAAACCAATCGACGCCGTTACCATAGCGCTATGGATAACCATGACGTCAGTGAAGGGACATCATTACTTGTTTGACACGATAGGTGGTCACTCTGCGCATAAACACGATCAATATCTGCTTGTCATGACTAACGGAGCCGTGAGCTGGAGTCACAACGACCAGAATGACAAACAGCTGTTCAAAGTGACTACAGATCCTATTGTTACCGAGA ATCAATGGGCTCACATCGCAGCAACTTACAGCATTCAAAGTGGCCAGGCCAAGATCTTTATCAACGGCAACTTGAATAAGCAAGGGCCTGGAGTGGGCAGGTTATCAGAAGACTGGGATAGCTACGCGGCGTTTGGCAAACACTCTGGCTCCGTAACTGACGTCGACACTCTAGATGAAGTCTTCATGTATAGCAGGGAGCTGTCTCCGTTTGAAATAAAAACTCTCTACGACAACTGCAATTTCGGCTCGGCTAAAACAC CGAACACGGGCCAGATATTCTACTTTGGGTTTGATCGGGTGTCCGGAAGTGCCGTATTCGATGATTCTGGAAGCGGAAACAACGGCGAGCTCTCGAACCTCGCCACAATCGCCAAAACCAGTGGGACTTGTGGGAACGGTCTGAGGCTAAGCGGAG GTAATATCCTCATTAATGGTGGgttgttgaaaagaaaaccgTTGTTCAGCGTGACTATGGCAGTGTGGCTCAAGTTGGATTCCAATCGCGGTCAACAAACTATATTTAGCACGTGTAACCCAGACAACCCTTGGAACAGTCACGTGCAGTATTTGTTTGAAATCGACGATGGACAAGTGAAATGGTTTCATCGTAACGAAAAATCACAG ACTGTATTTAGTGCCAAGACTACCACGCCTGTGGTACCAGCGGGGACCTGGACTCACATCAGCTGCACCTACACAGCGTCCAGCGGAAAATCAGAGATCTATGTGAATGGAGTCCTAAAGAAAGAGGAGTTTACTGGCGCGGGAACTCTCTCCCAG GACTGGGCAGGAAAAATAAGCATCGGAAAATCTTACGATAAAGCAGCTAATGGACAGTGGATTGAACAGAACAAGCTCTATGGCATCATAGATGAGTTCTACCTGTTTGAGCGTGCTTTAAAACAAAACGAAGTCACCTTGCTGGCTCAGACGTGCAATTATCATAGGATAGTTCTTCACTATGGCTTTAATCTCTTCACTGGTAAAACGGTGTATGATCAATCCGGTCTCGCTAACAATGGTATAGCCATAAACGGATCGGCTTCATCCAGTAATGGGACATGCGGAAAATCAGTTAATATGACCATGGGGCAAATTAAAATACCAGGAGATTCTTTCAGGGAAAAACCTCAAAAGGCTATTTCGATATCAGTCTGGATTAATCTACAAACAAACAG GGGTCGTCATGAGATATTCAACACAATCGGTAGCCATTCGGATCACAAACACGACCAATACGACTTCGCAGTGAAGGATGGAAAAGTCATGTGGTATCACCACCAAGAAAACGACAAGGAAGTTTTCAACGTCGTTACACTCCCCGTCATTCCCGCTCGTCGCTGGAGCCACGTGGTTGCTCTGTATGACTCAGCCGCCATGCTGGCTAAAGTTTACGTGAATGGTATTCTTGTCAAGCAGAAGTCTGCTAGCGGGGACCTCTCGCAGGACTGGGGACATTTTGCTGGAATTGGAAGACATTTTTATGAGGGCACATATCTATCAGGACTCATCGACGAATTTATCATTTATAATTATGCTCTCGGCGAAAACGAGATCAAGTTTTTAGCGCAAGGACGATGCTCTAGAAagtaa
- the LOC138008025 gene encoding zinc finger protein AEBP2-like, which produces MADLEQFESRLCHTMMDIESLGTATPSSLCSTPELEIRGNENCLERDLKQFSEHEESAAVENNSRIFNDDTSDPKPKELRSNDSPCSGVSYKEKTRACSKVVTNKDETIVKCKWISCHASVQNAAELSEHVRTAHVEPMSSQDVFVCLWEGCKVFDKPSLSHSWLSKHVNVHTGAKPFKCMISGCALTFSSREGLARHVPSHFNDSRPTKKQKSENLQSSPKKSIKKKKKKIKILRQARPPAQAKEDFINQHAVTKIKEKLPYVMPLSCYRLGIDGAKIVFQSKVLGRRTEEKNGEVDVLLRWLPEDILPDEWVPLNDVQKHRTKTVHISQLPNDVAAELDPSFYRRLSHRKHHRK; this is translated from the exons ATGGCGGACCTCGAACAGTTTGAATCGCGTCTCTGTCACACAATGATGGACATTGAATCACTCGGAACTGCAACACCAAGTAGCTTGTGTAGTACTCCAGAACTAGAGATAAGAGGAAATGAGAACTGTCTGGAAAGAGATTTGAAACAATTCTCTGAACACGAGGAGTCCGCCGCCGTCGAGAACAACTCTCGCATCTTCAACGATGACACTAGCGATCCCAAACCGAAAGAACTACGAAGTAACGATTCACCTTGTTCAGGTGTAAGCTATAAGGA AAAGACAAGAGCTTGTTCAAAAGTTGTCACAAATAAGGATGAAACAATCGTAAAATGCAAGTGGATTTCGTGCCATGCATCTGTTCAAAATGCCGCAGAATTATCCGAACATGTTAGAACCGCTCACGTCGAGCCGATGTCTTCCCAAGACGTTTTCGTGTGCTTGTGGGAAGGTTGCAAGGTGTTTGACAAGCCGAGTCTATCACACTCGTGGCTTTCTAAGCATGTTAACGTTCACACTGGTGCTAAACCATTTAAGTGTATGATCAGTGGATGTGCATTGACTTTTTCGTCTAGAGAAGGATTGGCCAGGCATGTACCCTCACATTTTAACGACTCGAGGccaacaaaaaagcaaaaaagtgaaaatttgcAGTCCTCTCCTAAGAAATCAatcaaaaagaagaagaagaaaattaaGATACTACGACAAGCGAGACCTCCAGCCCAAG cAAAAGAAGACTTCATAAACCAACATGCAGtgacaaaaataaaagagaaactCCCATATGTTATGCCTTTATCATGCTACAGATTAGGAATAGATGGAGCAAAAATTGTCTTTCAAAGCAAG GTTCTTGGACGAAGAACTGAAGAGAAGAATGGTGAAGTGGATGTGCTTTTGAGGTGGTTGCCAGAAGACAT ATTACCGGATGAGTGGGTACCGTTGAATGATGTACAGAAGCACAGGACGAAAACTGTACACATCTCTCAGCTACCAAACGACGTGGCCGCAGAATTGGATCCTTCTTTTTACAGGCGTCTCTCTCACAGAAAGCATCATCGAAAATAA
- the LOC138008026 gene encoding zinc finger CCCH domain-containing protein 10-like has product MDMHENPKDNDTNNNATDKNLDVKDLICRDYQRGVCTRGPKCKFQHPDGMGTELTNSPMICRDYQNGKCQRSTCKYLHLSNNEEKIFLRTGQMPPKRDSFYANRGEPTRAGPNDPVCKDYLNRKCSRGQGCRYRHVFEDGPDSDYGGYGFDGPYGKRRRESYDGQNYYYLVDENESLRRKVADLQKQVTDLKATNEVLLEQNAKYRNQIGERSSHNGGGSNNTTGYPSTYATSSSQSYATSYPPQDSYPAKNTYTTYTFTPTAASSTYTSATSYTSNSAYGAGYTKFD; this is encoded by the coding sequence ATGGATATGCATGAAAACCCCAAAGATAATGATACCAACAATAATGCCACCGATAAGAACCTTGATGTCAAAGACTTGATCTGTCGTGATTATCAGCGTGGTGTGTGCACTCGCGGCCCTAAATGCAAATTTCAGCACCCAGATGGGATGGGAACTGAGCTCACCAACAGCCCAATGATTTGCCGAGACTATCAGAATGGCAAATGTCAACGCTCAACTTGCAAGTACCTGCATCTGTCAAACAATGAAGAGAAGATATTTTTGCGAACAGGTCAAATGCCACCGAAACGTGATTCCTTTTATGCTAACAGAGGTGAGCCAACCAGAGCTGGACCTAATGATCCTGTCTGCAAAGATTACCTAAACAGGAAGTGTTCAAGGGGGCAAGGCTGTCGATATCGTCATGTATTTGAAGATGGTCCAGATTCAGATTATGGGGGCTATGGTTTTGATGGTCCATATGGTAAACGACGCCGGGAATCCTATGATGGTCAGAATTATTACTACCTTGTGGATGAAAATGAATCGTTACGACGCAAAGTGGCCGACCTCCAGAAACAGGTCACCGACTTGAAGGCAACAAATGAAGTTCTTTTGGAACAGAATGCAAAGTACAGAAATCAGATAGGTGAACGCAGCAGTCACAATGGCGGTGGAAGCAATAACACAACCGGCTACCCCTCCACCTATGCTACAAGCAGCAGTCAGTCTTATGCCACATCATATCCACCACAAGATAGCTATCCTGCAAAGAATACTTATACCACTTACACCTTTACACCTACAGCAGCAAGTAGTACATATACTTCTGCAACCAGCTACACTTCCAACTCTGCCTATGGTGCTGGCTATACCAAGTTTGATTAG